From Pogoniulus pusillus isolate bPogPus1 chromosome 5, bPogPus1.pri, whole genome shotgun sequence, the proteins below share one genomic window:
- the RGPD4 gene encoding ranBP2-like and GRIP domain-containing protein 4 yields MMRRTKPEVERYVASVQAAASSPREKSMKGFLFAKLYFEIKEYELAKRYISTYLNVQERDPKAHRFLGQIYEAEDNIEKAFGCYKRSVELNPTQKDLVLKIAELLCNNDATDGRAKYWVERAAKLFPGSPAVYRLKEQLLDCKGEDGWNQLFDLIQAELYARPDDIYINIRLVALYRSNNRLKDAVLHCQEAEKKIPLQSSLEWCSCVVETLEEYLESLQDLESDKNNWRAIRKDYLLAYSSFVKMTLASRDVQECRETLESFDRVLQSVKPYVNGADELSRTFVEMKGQLYLHAGTLLLKMAQHNEAQWRAVCELAALCYLISFQVPKPKSKQIKGDQTGQDTLEVWACDRKSQSGHMLLNLSHGKQDFFKEIVESFANKSGLFTLFDSLFESGASRERSFIGTDDIGNTAAQAPVEVELHKYDIGAVRMHNGSLQHLVWLGLQWNSMSVLPPVRKWLKQLFQLTQETSRLQTDAPESICLLDLEVFLLAVVFTSNLQLQERFNSHYGAHQPQFLPLPVCKQLFTEKQRSWWDAVRALIQRKTIPGTAAKLRLTVQHGLSTLRALDKHGLQPALVIHWAKSLQKTGISLNSFYDQKEYIGRSVYYWKKVLPMLETIRKRRSIPEPTDPLFKHFHSVDIQALQVAAYEEEARIAFAMLDAVDGKTDDALLAFEAINNVVSYWNLAMIFQRKAEDIESDAMPEEQEQRKTYLLKSKHYLMQVIEESSSDVSVTEKLPVSIETVREMLDTVIQDLGENDEEGSPAFRNGLSSAADSEMKHSTPSPNKFSLSPTKSYKFSPKAPRWAEDHRSILQMICEQVEALKHEMQEMKHNNSNLNASSHRWPAETYGTDTMSEGYQRPQNLHEAPLTVSTTGPSVYYNQSPAYNSQYLLRTAAANVTPTKAPVYGMNRLTPQQHIYAYQQPMHTPPLQNTSCMFSQDMYCPPLRFDSSATGIISPRGGDDYYNYSIPQASTNPQLPEPGYFTKPSVAPPTLKPVESSKVIEFTKSKLVQPGTAEGSKTSLPTPVQSSQPTTFKFNTNFKSNDGDFTFSSLKVAPQPPNAPFNSSESLLDLLASDKPLQDNRYIERTPVSDHTNGQRNVFNFGNKHTPGISFRESIAQNAHKNLSFEKSDAFSVQEPNKLSCVTSNSDLINRSHETEGGSTHGGDEDDDGPHFDPVVPLPDKIEVKTGEEDEEEFFCNRAKLFRFDAESKEWKERGIGNVKILKHKVSGKFRLLMRRDQVLKICANHYINTAMKLTLNAGSDKSFVWHALDYADELPKPEQLAIRFKTPEEAMLFKSKFEEAQNILKNLGANVDTPVTQSTGTAREATNQDSKDTSRSISGTLNLDFQFPKGLSSESDSKSSLTATSTVSSPTTFSFGKETLQTCSSDYFGQHLLKKGQWKCKLCLVLNEATAKNCVSCESPNTDTREAPVAQLSDSAVDFKASGNSAQDKFGSAFAKKEGQWDCDICLVRNEPTASQCIACQNPNKANTVVSGQERSFTFSQAIAPKAQNDLAAAFPKKGQWNCSVCLVQNEAKDVYCCSCQSPKSQTQPSVTIPSVQVPPAPRFGSTADASKPQKNGFEGRFSKKEGQWDCATCLVRNEGSSPACVACQTPNPSGKPPGDASSTPTVGMRNKLSEPAGGQSGTGFKCDFLEKSFKFGLTEQDKTPSFAFQSSDPEAKSSKEGFSFSMPVPADGFKFGIQESSKNISKKDEPSKECTTSFLKSVDEKDKKELPADSKTTLQFQETANKEKGDFILGQNTNTFTFADLAKSTPREGFQFGKKDPNFKGFLGKGEKLFSSQNSETDHKANTSADGEKDDDVYKTEDNDDIHFEPIVQMPEKVETFTGEEDEKVLYSQRVKLFRFDPETSQWKERGVGNLKILKNEVNGKVRILMRREQVLKVCANHWITTTMNLKQLSGSDKAWMWMASDFSDGDAKLEQLAAKFKTPEQAEEFKQKFEECQRLLLDIPLQTPHKLVDTGRTAQLIQKAEEMKSDLKDLKTFLTDDKTKLSEEENSNTVCASSTSDLVIKPHAESTGPTLEWDNYDLREEALDDSVSSSVYASPLASSPIRKNLFRFGESTTGFSFSFTSALSPSKSPAKQNQSRTSVGTDEDSDVTQEEERDGQYFEPVVPLPDLVEVTSGEENEQVVFSHRAKLYRYDKDANQWKERGIGDIKILQNYDNKQVRIVMRRDQVLKLCANHRITPNMNIQQMKGSDRAWVWTACDFADGERKVELLAVRFKLQDVADSFKQIFDEAKHAQERETLITPLSSRANTPKESPCGKNAVAVLEETTRERTDLSHGVDTSDVTVEVTEVSSTSETPTKTVVSPPKFVFGSESVKSIFSNEKSKTFTFGNNSATSSLFGFSFNPPRKTEHHNSVSQNTAQKEQEASETPKGFSAPLQKPLDGKVDNLPTSTQDGASNFSFRILDKAEKTTPEDCLPSDEVTIVYELTPTPEQRALAGFLKLPATFFCYKNKPGYVSDEDDDEDYETAVRKLNGRLYPSDSEKKKKLQDPVKGKNELDNERVHAGTMEKKPAPEDGAEAETLQVPSTSADGVSSGAEDNSPEDFQREGEIQETKENEVTSSTDLVGTDKEEVPVQAASEVTVFVQSATNNEETYSTTGTMRVSGSDEKPVDLSTKKGDSECSESTQENRVISFGFSNAAGLSFADLASKNSGDFAFGSKDKNFKWANTGAAVFGETAHKADENGGGSDDEVVHSDDIHFEPIVSLPEVEVKSGEEDEEILFKERAKLYRWDRDAVQWKERGVGEIKILFHTQKKYYRVLMRRDQVFKVCANHIITKEMNLVPSDTSNNAFIWTATDYADHEGKVEQLAVRFKSQEMANSFKRRFEECQQSLSELQKGHLSLAAGLSKDTNPIVYFEVSANDETLGRITMELFSNIVPRTAENFRALCTGEKGYGYKNSIFHRIITDFVCQGGDITNHDGTGGRSIYGAAFEDENFEVKHTGPGLLSMANKGRDTNNSQFFITLKKAEHLDFKHVVFGFVKDGMDVVKKIESFGSSEGRVNGRIVITDCGQI; encoded by the exons ATGATGCGGCGCACGAAGCCCGAGGTGGAGCGGTATGTCGCCTCTGTGCAGGCCGCCGCATCTTCCCCCAGAGAG aaaTCAATGAAAGGATTCCTCTTTGCTAAGCTGTATTTTGAAATAAAAGAATATGAACTTGCTAAAAG GTATATATCTACATACCTCAATGTACAGGAAAGAGATCCCAAAGCACACAGATTTCTTGGACAAATTTACGAAGCTGAGGATAACATAGAAAAAGCTTTTGGTTGTTACAAG CGCTCTGTGGAGTTGAACCCGACACAGAAAGATCTCGTATTGAAGATTGCAGAGTTACTGTGCAATAATGACGCTACCGATGGAAGAGCAAAATACTGGGTTGAGAGAGCTGCTAAGCTCTTCCCTGGGAGTCCTGCTGTTTACAGGTTGAAG GAGCAGTTACTGGATTGTAAAGGTGAAGATGGATGGAATCAGCTTTTTGACTTGATTCAAGCAGAACTTTACGCAAGACCAGATGATATCTACATAAATATCAGACTAGTTGCGCTCTACCGTTCAAATAATAGATTAAAAGATGCTGTACTTCATTGTcaggaagcagagaagaaaatacCTTTGCAGTCAAGCTTGGAATGGTGTTCCTGTGTTGTAGAGACACTTGAG GAATATCTGGAATCTTTGCAAGACTTGGAGTCTGATAAAAATAACTGGAGAGCTATCAGGAAAGATTATCTGCTGGCCTATTCCAGCTTTGTCAAAATGACACTTGCTTCTAGAGATGTTCAGGAATGCAGAGAGACGCTTGAAAG TTTTGATCGTGTGCTTCAGTCAGTAAAACCATATGTGAATGGGGCTGATGAGTTGTCTCGGACCTTTGTGGAAATGAAAGGACAGCTATACTTGCATGCTGGAACTTTGCTGCTGAAAATGGCCCAACACAATGAGGCACAATGGAGAGCTGTGTGTGAACTAGCAGCATTGTGTTATCTGATAAGCTTCCAG GTTCCTAAACCAAAGTCAAAACAAATAAAGGGGGATCAAACTGGACAAGATACGCTAGAAGTATGGGCCTGTGACCGAAAAAGCCAGTCTG GTCATATGCTGCTGAACTTGAGCCATGGCAAGCAAGACTTCTTTAAAGAAATTGTGGAATCCTTTGCCAACAAGAGTGGTTTATTTACGTTGTTTGATAGCCTGTTTGAGAGTGGAGCTTCCAGAGAGAGATCTTTTATTGGCACAGATGACATTGGAAATACTGCTGCTCAGGCACCAGTGGAAGTGGAACTTCATAAATATGATATTG GTGCTGTTCGAATGCACAATGGCAGTCTCCAGCACCTTGTGTGGCTTGGCTTGCAGTGGAATTCTATGTCAGTCTTACCCCCAGTGCGCAAATGGTTAAAACAGCTATTTCAGCTGACACAAGAAACGTCAAGACTTCAGACAGATGCTCCTGAATCCATTTGTCTATTGGACCTTGAA gTATTCCTACTTGCAGTGGTATTCACTAGCAATTTACAGTTGCAAGAGAGGTTTAATTCTCACTACGGTGCACATCAGCCTCAATTCTTACCATTGCCAGTGTGCAAACAGCTCTTTACCGAAAAGCAAAGATCCTGGTGGGATGCTGTTCGTGCTCTTATTCAGAGAAAAACAAT ACcaggaacagcagcaaaacTGAGGCTTACTGTACAACATGGATTAAGTACTCTGCGAGCACTAGACAAGCATGGCCTTCAACCTGCCTTAGTTATTCACTGGGCAAAAAGTCTGCAAAAGACA GGCATTAGCCTTAACTCTTTCTATGACCAGAAAGAATACATTGGACGCAGTGTCTACTACTGGAAGAAAGTTTTGCCTATGCTGGAAACTATTAGAAAGAGGAGGAGTATTCCTGAACCTACTGATCCTCTCTTCAAACACTTCCATAGTGTAGACATCCAG GCCCTTCAGGTTGCAGCCTACGAAGAAGAGGCACGTATAGCATTTGCAATGTTGGATGCAGTTGATGGCAAAACCGATGATGCTTTGTTAGCATTTGAAGCTATTAATAACGTGGTCTCATACTGGAATCTTGCCATG ATCTTCCAAAGGAAGGCAGAAGATATTGAAAGTGATGCCATGCCAGAGGAACAAGAACAACGTAAAACTTACCTTCTTAAAAGCAAACATTATTTAATGCAGGTCATTGAGGAAAGCTCTTCAGATGTGTCAGTAACTGAGAAA CTACCAGTGTCTATTGAAACTGTGAGGGAAATGCTAGATACAGTGATTCAGGATCTTGGTGAGAACGATGAAGAGGGAAGTCCTGCCTTCAGAAATGGTCTGTCAAGTGCTGCTGATTCAGAGATGAAACATTCCACTCCATCGCCAAATAAGTTCTCTCTTTCACCAACCAAGAGCTACAAG TTTTCTCCGAAAGCTCCTCGATGGGCAGAAGATCACAGATCTATACTTCAGATGATCTGTGAGCAAGTGGAAGCTTTAAAG CATGAAATGCAAGAAATGAAACATAATAATTCCAATTTAAACGCTTCATCTCATCGGTGGCCTGCTGAAACCTATGGAACAGATACAATGTCAGAGGGTTATCAGAGACCACAAAATCTTCATGAAGCTCCATTAACAG TTTCTACTACTGGCCCATCTGTTTACTACAACCAGTCGCCTGCTTATAACTCTCAGTATCTTCTtagaactgctgcagccaatGTAACACCAACAAAG GCTCCTGTCTATGGCATGAACAGACTTACACCTCAGCAACATATATATGCTTATCAACAACCGATGCACACGCCACCTCTGCAGAACACTTCTTGTATGTTTTCCCAGGATATGTATTGTCCACCTTTGCGTTTCGATTCTTCTGCCACTGGAATAATTTCCCCTCGTGGAGGTGATGATTACTACAATTACAGCATTCCACAGGCAAGCACAAATCCACAGCTGCCTGAACCAGGATATTTCACAAAGCCTTCAGTTGCGCCACCAACCTTAAAGCCTGTGGAATCATCTAAAGTAATAGAATTTACAAAATCTAAACTTGTACAGCCAGGAACAGCAGAAGGATCAAAAACATCTCTGCCAACACCAGTGCAGTCAAGTCAGCCAACAACTTTTAAATTCAACACTAATTTCAAGTCTAATGATGGAGACTTTACCTTTTCTTCCCTTAAGGTTGCACCACAGCCTCCTAATGCACCTTTTAATAGCAGTGAAAGCCTCTTGGATCTTCTGGCATCTGATAAACCTTTACAGGACAACAGATACATTGAACGTACACCAGTTAGTGATCACACAAATGGTCAAAGAAACGTCTTCAATTTTGGTAATAAACATACTCCAGGCATCTCTTTTCGGGAAAGCATAGCACAAAATGCACATAAAAACCTGAGTTTTGAGAAGAGTGATGCGTTTAGTGTCCAAGAACCAAACAAACTTTCATGTGTGACTTCGAATTCTGATTTGATCAATAGAAGTCATGAAACAGAGGGAGGAAGCACCCATGGTGGAGATGAGGATGATGATGGTCCTCATTTTGATCCTGTGGTGCCCCTTCCTGACAAAATTGAAGTGAAGACAGGtgaggaagatgaagaagaatTCTTCTGCAACAGAGCCAAACTCTTCCGTTTTGATGCAGAATCTAAAGAATGGAAAGAAAGGGGTATTGGAAATGTTAAAATACTGAAGCATAAAGTATCTGGCAAGTTTCGTCTTTTAATGAGACGAGACCAAGTGCTGAAAATCTGTGCAAATCACTATATAAATACTGCCATGAAATTAACTCTAAATGCTGGGTCAGATAAGTCATTTGTATGGCATGCTTTAGATTATGCAGATGAGTTGCCAAAACCAGAACAGCTTGCAATTAGATTTAAAACACCTGAGGAAGCAATGCTTTTCAAAAGTAAGTTTGAGGAGGCCCAGAATATTTTAAAGAACTTAGGAGCAAATGTTGACACACCTGTGACTCAGAGTACTGGAACTGCGAGGGAAGCAACAAACCAGGACAGCAAGGATACTAGTAGATCCATTTCTGGGACTCTGAACTTGGACTTTCAGTTCCCAAAAGGACTGAGCAGTGAATCTGATAGCAAAAGCAGCCTTACAGCTACATCAACTGTGTCTAGCCCTACCACTTTCTCATTTGGAAAGGAAACTCTTCAAACCTGTTCTTCTGATTACTTTGGGCAGCATCTTTTGAAGAAGGGTCAGTGGAAGTGTAAACTATGTTTAGTTCTGAATGAAGCAACTGCAAAGAATTGTGTATCTTGTGAAAGTCCAAATACAGACACAAGAGAAGCACCAGTTGCCCAGTTAAGTGACTCAGCTGTAGATTTCAAAGCTAGTGGTAACTCTGCACAGGACAAATTTGGGTCTGCTTTTGCAAAAAAAGAAGGTCAGTGGGACTGTGATATCTGTCTAGTAAGAAACGAACCCACTGCTTCCCAGTGCATTGCCTGCCAGAATCCAAACAAAGCTAACACAGTGGTATCTGGTCAAGAGAGGTCATTTACATTCAGCCAGGCCATTGCTCCAAAGGCTCAAAATGACTTAGCAGCTGCTTTTCCTAAAAAAGGACAGTGGAACTGCTCTGTGTGCCTAGTCCAGAATGAAGCAAAAGATGTGTACTGTTGTTCTTGTCAGAGTCCTAAGTCTCAAACTCAACCAAGTGTGACTATACCTTCTGTTCAGGTACCTCCTGCTCCCAGGTTTGGTTCCACTGCTGATGCAAGTAAGCCACAGAAAAATGGGTTTGAAGGGCGTTTTAGTAAAAAGGAAGGGCAGTGGGATTGTGCTACTTGTCTTGTAAGGAATGAGGGTTCTTCGCCAGCCTGTGTAGCCTGCCAAACACCAAATCCATCTGGGAAGCCTCCTGGTGATGCTTCATCAACTCCTACTGTTGGCATGAGAAATAAGTTATCTGAACCTGCTGGAGGACAGTCAGGGACAGGCTTCAAGTGTGATttcttggaaaagagctttaagtTTGGTCTTACTGAGCAAGACAAGACACCATCATTTGCATTTCAGAGTTCTGATCCTGAAGCTAAATCTTCGAAAGAAGGATTTAGCTTTTCAATGCCAGTGCCTGCAGATGGATTTAAATTTGGGATACAAGAGTCTAGTAAAAATATTTCTAAGAAAGATGAGCCATCCAAAGAGTGTACAACCAGCTTCTTAAAAAGCGTCgatgaaaaagacaaaaaggaactccctgctgacagcaaaaCAACATTGCAGTTTCAAGAAACAGCAAACAAGGAGAAAGGTGACTTCATTTTGGGGCAGAATACCAACACATTTACATTTGCTGACCTTGCAAAAAGTACTCCCAGGGAAGGCTTCCAGTTTGGCAAAAAAGACCCTAACTTCAAAGGATTTTTAGGTAAAGGTGAGAAGCTGTTTTCATCACAGAATTCCGAAACAGATCACAAAGCAAACACATCTGCTGATGGTGAGAAAGATGATGATGTATATAAGACAGAAGACAATGATGATATCCATTTTGAACCCATAGTTCAGATGCCTGAAAAAGTTGAAACATTTACTGGGGAGGAAGATGAGAAAGTGCTGTACTCCCAAAGAGTAAAGTTGTTCAGGTTTGATCCAGAAACAAGCCAGTGGAAAGAACGTGGAGTAGGCAACCTGAAGATTCTTAAAAATGAAGTTAATGGTAAAGTAAGAATATTAATGCGACGTGAGCAGGTACTGAAAGTGTGTGCAAATCACTGgataacaacaacaatgaaCTTGAAACAGCTGTCTGGCTCAGACAAAGCGTGGATGTGGATGGCCAGTGACTTCTCTGATGGTGATGCGAAGTTGGAACAGCTGGCAGCAAAATTCaagacaccagagcaggctgaggagttCAAGCAGAAGTTTGAAGAATGTCAGAGGCTACTACTAGATATACCATTACAGACACCCCATAAGCTTGTTGATACAGGTAGGACAGCTCAACTTatacagaaagcagaagaaatgaaaagTGACTTAAAAGATCTCAAAACATTTCTGACAGATGACAAGACTAAACTGTCCGAAGAGGAAAATTCAAACACTGTGTGTGCCAGCAGTACCTCTGATCTGGTTATAAAGCCACATGCTGAGAGTACTGGCCCTACTCTGGAATGGGATAACTATGACTTGCGTGAAGAAGCACTGGATGATAGTGTAAGTAGTTCTGTATATGCATCACCTCTTGCAAGTAGCCCTATAAGGAAAAACCTGTTTAGGTTTGGAGAATCTACCACAGGTTTTAGTTTCAGCTTTACATCTGCCTTGAGCCCGTCCAAATCTCCTgccaaacaaaaccagagtAGAACATCAGTAGGCACAGATGAAGATTCTGATGTTActcaagaggaagaaagagatggGCAGTATTTTGAACCTGTGGTACCTCTGCCTGATCTCGTGGAAGTGACCAGTGGTGAGGAAAACGAACAAGTTGTGTTCAGTCACAGAGCTAAACTCTACAGATATGACAAAGATGCAAATCAGTGGAAAGAGAGAGGTATTGGGGATATTAAGATATTACAGAACTATGACAACAAACAAGTGCGTATAGTAATGAGAAGGGATCAAGTACTGAAACTCTGTGCCAATCACAGAATAACACCGAATATGAATATACAACAAATGAAGGGGTCTGATAGAGCATGGGTGTGGACTGCTTGTGACTTTGCAGATGGAGAAAGGAAAGTAGAACTTCTGGCTGTGAGATTCAAACTACAGGATGTTGCGGACTCATTTAAGCAAATTTTTGATGAAGCAAAGCATGcccaagagagagagacactgaTCACACCTCTTTCTTCTCGTGCCAATACACCAAAGGAATCTCCATGTGGCAAAAATGCTGTAGCTGTCCTAGAAGAAACTACTAGAGAAAGAACTGACCTCAGCCATGGTGTTGATACTTCTGATGTAACTGTAGAGGTCACAGAGGTGTCAAGCACTTCTGAAACGCCAACAAAAACAGTGGTTTCCCCTCCAAAATTTGTATTTGGATCTGAATCGGTCAAGAGCATTTTCAGTAATGAAAAGTCAAAGACGTTCACCTTTGGAAATAATTCAGCCACTAGTTCTCTTTTTGGCTTCAGCTTTAATCCTCCAAGAAAAACTGAACACCataattctgtgtctcagaacacagcacagaaagaaCAGGAAGCTTCTGAAACACCGAAAGGTTTTAGTGCTCCTCTTCAAAAGCCTCTGGATGGCAAGGTAGACAATTTGCCTACTTCAACACAAGATGGAGCCTCAAACTTCTCGTTTAGAATTCTGGATAAAG CTGAGAAGACGACACCAGAAGACTGCCTTCCATCTGATGAGGTTACAATAGTTTATGAGTTAACACCCACCCCTGAACAGAGAGCTCTTGCTGGCTTTCTCAAGCTACCTGCAACATTCTTCTGTTACAAGAACAAGCCTGGATACGTGAGTGACGAGGATGATG ATGAAGACTATGAAACAGCTGTGAGAAAACTTAATGGAAGACTCTATCCCAGTgattcagaaaagaaaaagaaattacaaGATCCTGTGAAAG GAAAAAATGAATTGGACAATGAAAGAGTTCATGCTGGTACTATGGAAAAGAAACCAGCTCCTGAGGATGGAGCTGAAGCAGAAACTCTGCAGGTTCCTTCTACATCTGCCGATGGGGtcagcagtggtgctgaggaTAACAGTCCAGAAGACTTTCAGAGAGAAGGTGAAATTCAAGAAACGAAA GAAAATGAGGTCACAAGCTCAACTGACTTAGTCGGTACTGATAAGGAAGAAGTACCTGTTCAAGCAGCCAGTGAGGTGACAGTGTTTGTCCAGTCAGCAACCAACAATGAAGAAACGTATTCCACCACAGGAACTATGCGTGTATCAGGATCTGATGAGAAACCTGTAGACTTGTCAACTAAGAAAGGTGATTCAGAGTGCTCAGAGTCAACACAAG AAAACAGAGTCATCTCATTTGGTTTcagcaatgctgcaggcttgTCATTTGCAGATCTGGCTTCCAAAAACTCTGGAGACTTTGCTTTTGGCTCGAAAG ATAAAAACTTCAAATGGGCCAatactggagcagctgtgtttgGAGAGACAGCCCATAAAGCAGATGAAAATGGTGGTGGTAGCGATGATGAGGTGGTACATAGTGATGATATCCACTTTGAACCAATTGTGTCCTTACCAGAG GTGGAGGTAAAATCTGGAGAAGAAGATGAGGAAATTCTCTTCAAAGAGAGGGCAAAACTTTACAGATGGGACAGGGATGCTGTTCAGTGGAAGGAGCGTGGTGTTGGAGAGATCAAGATACTCTTCCATACACAGAAGAAGTACTACAGAgtcctgatgaggagagaccaAGTTTTTAAAGTCTGTGCAAACCACATCATTACCAAAGAAATGAACTTAGTGCCCTCTGATACATCGAATAATGCTTTCATTTGGACAGCCACAGATTATGCCG atcatGAAGGAAAAGTAGAACAACTTGCAGTGAGATTTAAAAGCCAAGAAATGGCTAATTCTTTCAAGAGGAGGTTTGAAGAATGCCAGCAAAGCTTGTCAGAATTACAGAAGGGACATTTATCTCTGGCTGCAGGACTGTCAAAGGACACCAATCCCATTGTGTATTTTGAAGTTTCTGCTAATGATGAGACGTTAGGACGCATAACCATGGAGCTGTTTTCAAATATTGTCCCCCGAACTGCTGAAAATTTCAGAGCCCTTTGCACAGGAGAAAAAGGTTATGGATACAAGAACTCCATCTTTCACAGGATAATCACAGACTTTGTGTGTCAG ggaGGCGATATAACTAACCATGATGGAACAGGAGGGCGATCAATTTATGGAGCGGCATTTGAAGATGAGAACTTTGAAGTGAAACACACTGGTCCTGGATTGTTGTCAATGGCAAATAAGGGCAGAGATACAAATAACTCCCAGTTCTTCATAACACTTAAAAAAGCAGAACACTTGGACTTCAAGCATGTAGTATTTGGATTTGTGAAAGATGGAATGGATGTTGTGAAAAAGATTGAATCCTTTGGTTCTTCTGAAGGGCGAGTAAATGGAAGAATTGTCATTACAGACTGTGGGCAAATATAG